The Deferribacterota bacterium genome includes the window TTATAATTATGAGGAAGTTAAGCTGCCAGTTTTAGAAAAGATAGAAGTTTTTAAAAAAGGGCTAGGTGATTCATCGGATATTGTTGAGAAAGAGATGTTTTCCTTTATTGATAAAGATGGCTGTCGCCTTGCTTTAAGGCCAGAGGGAACGGCATCAGTGGTTAGATTTTTTATTGAGAACAATCTCTATAATGAGAATAAAATACATAAATTTTATTATTATGGTCCAATGTTTAGGAGAGAAAAACCACAAAAAGGTAGATTTAGACAATTTTTTCAGGCTGGCGTAGAAGCAATTGGTAGTAGATCTCCTCTTTTGGATGCTGAGGTTATAAAACTAATCTCTGATTTTTTCGAACAATTTAGCAATATGATAAATTATAATATAGAAATTAATTCTGTTGGATGTTTAGATTGTAGGAAAGTGTATATAAATGAATTGAATAAATATTTAGAAACAAGAAAATTTCATCTATGCGAAAATTGTATTAACAAAATTAAGTTAAATCCTCTAAGGGTGTTTGATTGTAAGAATGATAGATGCAAGGAGATTTTAAAAAATGCACCTAATATAATGGATTATTATTGCCCAAGTTGTAAAATGCATTTTGATGATTTATTACAAAATCTTGAGCTTTATAATGTTAGTTATAAGATTAATCCTAGATTAGTTCGTGGACTTGATTATTATACTAATACGGCATTTGAAGTGATTAGTGATTTTGCTGGAGCACCTATTGCAATTGGAGCAGGTGGTAGATATGATGGACTAATTAAAAATATGGGAGGTCCAGATATTGCTGGGATAGGTTTTGCAATTGGTATTGATAGATTGGTAGATTTACTAAAAGAGTGTGGTATGTATACTGAGAAAGAGTTTTTAGTATTTGTGATATACCAGAGGTCAGAATTTATAAAACATGCTGTTGAATTAGCGCAAAACTTAAGGCAGGGTGGTATACCAACCTCAATTGATTATGATATGGTTAGTATTAAAAGCCAGTTTAAAATGGCCAATAAGCTTAATGTGGATTATGCAGTTGTGATAGGTGAAGATGAGTTAAATTTTGAATATTATACATTGAAAAATATGACTAGTGGGGAGCAAGTAAAAATAGAAAAAAATAATTTGCTCTCTTATTTAAAGAGAAATATGGAGGGAAAAATTGTTAACATTGTTAGGTGATTGGAAAAGAACAAATTATTGTGGTGAGATAAATAAGGATCATATTAATAAAAATGTTGTATTAATGGGATGGGTTCACAAAAGAAGAGATCATGGTGGTGTTATATTTTTAGATTTAAGGGATAGAACAGGTTTAGTGCAAGTTGTATTTAGTCCTGAAAATAAAGATAACTTTGCTTTGGCAGGGCAAATAAGAAATGAATATGTAATAGCTGTTAAGGGAGTGGTCAGAGAAAGGCCAGAAGGCACTATAAATCCTAAAATTAAAACGGGTTTTGTTGAGATAAATGGAGAACAACTAAAAATTCTTAATGATTCCCAAGTACCTCCTTTTATATTGGAAGATAAAACAAATGTTGGTGAAGAGATAAGGCTTAA containing:
- the hisS gene encoding histidine--tRNA ligase; the encoded protein is MNQGFKKVKGFRDIWGKDIPYWNLIEHKIFKLLKNYNYEEVKLPVLEKIEVFKKGLGDSSDIVEKEMFSFIDKDGCRLALRPEGTASVVRFFIENNLYNENKIHKFYYYGPMFRREKPQKGRFRQFFQAGVEAIGSRSPLLDAEVIKLISDFFEQFSNMINYNIEINSVGCLDCRKVYINELNKYLETRKFHLCENCINKIKLNPLRVFDCKNDRCKEILKNAPNIMDYYCPSCKMHFDDLLQNLELYNVSYKINPRLVRGLDYYTNTAFEVISDFAGAPIAIGAGGRYDGLIKNMGGPDIAGIGFAIGIDRLVDLLKECGMYTEKEFLVFVIYQRSEFIKHAVELAQNLRQGGIPTSIDYDMVSIKSQFKMANKLNVDYAVVIGEDELNFEYYTLKNMTSGEQVKIEKNNLLSYLKRNMEGKIVNIVR